Part of the Halorhabdus utahensis DSM 12940 genome, CGTCACGGCCGCATCTTCGGAGATGGAATGGGTTCGCCAGGCTTCCTCGATGTCAAGGCCCGGGAACTTCTCCAGTTGCTTGCCCAGGAAGTAGTTCTGTGGGTCTTCGGACGTGCCAACGGTCCGTGTTCGCTGCCCGGTGACGAGATCCGTGGCCTCGCCAGAGGAATCATCGGCCTTGTTCTTGGTGACGAGTTTCGAGAGCTTGCGCTGACGCATCGCCTCGTTGAACACGTCGAGATCGCCGGGCCACTGGTATCCACCGTCGGGCTCGGTTTTGACCTGGACAGTGAGCAACGCGGTCGTGGACTCACCGCCGAGTTTGGTGGTAAGGTCGTCCTCGATACGATCGAGTGCGTCGTCGTCTTCGCCCAGCGTTGCCAGTGCCTCGACGATCCAACCGTCCTCGTGATCGGCTGCCGCTTCCTGAACGACAGAATCGGTCGCCCACTTCGTGAGACGCTCTTTCGCGTAGCGGGCGAGTTTCTCGGGATCGCTGTTCCGACCCGCCTGGTGAGTGACACTGTGGTCGATGCCCCGCGCTGCCGGATACTTGCAGTGGCCGACGCGTTCGACCAAGTCGGCGCTGTAGCGGCTGACCTCGACGGGACCGCTGCCGTTCTTGGCGAGCGCCGGCTCCTCGCCGCTTAGATCCACTCGGACGACGATCAGGCTGTCGTCGGTATCGATGAGATCACCCGCTTCGTCCGGCGTGAGATAGGGGCCGTACGTCCCACCGCCCGCCGTCGCGAGCGTGTAGAGCTTTCCGTAGAGGTACTGGATCGTCCGGAGCGACGTGATCGGTATTTCGGGAAGTTCGTCGTCCAGTCGCTCCGGTGGGTACTCCTCGCGAAATTCATCGGGCGAAAGCATTCTTACCCTCCATCGCGGATTCACCTGGGCCGGTTTTGTCGACGATGTTCACGAACCCAAACCCGAGCGAATTCCGTTCGCCGATACCCACGTCCAACAGCAGGTTCAGGTGTCGCCGATGGTCATCATTCCGAACAGTGTACTCGAAACGCCACTTGCTCAACACCCACGTCTCAGTCTCGCCGGTGGTCGGCGTGACCGGAATCGCGAACGTCTTGAGCAACTCGTAGCCGTCGAACAACTCGCCGTCGACCTCGCTCGGTCCGGGCAGGTACTCCGGACAGAACAGATCATGTTTCTTGTCCAGGTTCGCCTCGATCTGGTTGCGGAACGGCTCCATCGTGTGTTCCGGTCGCCAGAACTCCGCCTCGTCGTGTTCCGTCTCGATCCCATACTCCTCGAAGCGCCAAGGAGGAATTCGAACCAACACGCCGGTTCCAGTCGAAATGGTCCCGCTCGTTCCGGGTTCGCCGACATCGGGCGCGAGCGGCGTGATCTCCTCGACGGTGAAGGGCATCTCGCCGATGTTCAGCTCGGGGTCGTCCTTCAGGTCGGCGGCGACGTGGGCCAGCAGATCCTCGTACGGCGAGGCGACGAGGAGCGTTCGCTCGTCACCTTCGTCCATGTCGCCCGGCGGGAAGGGGTTCGAGTAGGTAAACGCCTTCGGACGGTTCTCGTCGTGG contains:
- the cas6 gene encoding CRISPR-associated endoribonuclease Cas6, which encodes MRVLARLRARADAAYDNAYHHKLRGRLWKALDGTEYEASHDENRPKAFTYSNPFPPGDMDEGDERTLLVASPYEDLLAHVAADLKDDPELNIGEMPFTVEEITPLAPDVGEPGTSGTISTGTGVLVRIPPWRFEEYGIETEHDEAEFWRPEHTMEPFRNQIEANLDKKHDLFCPEYLPGPSEVDGELFDGYELLKTFAIPVTPTTGETETWVLSKWRFEYTVRNDDHRRHLNLLLDVGIGERNSLGFGFVNIVDKTGPGESAMEGKNAFAR